From the Halalkalicoccus sp. CGA53 genome, one window contains:
- a CDS encoding NADH-quinone oxidoreductase subunit A, with protein MSEWIAVGALAFVAVLIPVGMMVVSALLRPSVPEQGKRSTYESGEVPTGTTRIRFNIQYYMVALLFVVFDIETAFIFPWVVIYTDAIAEVGLLHALGPMLVFIGVLVAALVWAWRTGAVQWIRSEHPEKRTRIQP; from the coding sequence ATGAGCGAGTGGATCGCAGTCGGGGCGTTGGCGTTCGTCGCGGTGCTGATACCCGTCGGGATGATGGTGGTATCGGCGCTGCTCCGGCCGTCGGTCCCCGAGCAGGGCAAACGGAGCACCTACGAGAGCGGCGAGGTGCCGACGGGGACGACCCGGATCCGGTTCAACATCCAGTACTACATGGTCGCGTTGCTCTTCGTCGTCTTCGACATCGAGACCGCGTTCATCTTCCCGTGGGTGGTCATCTACACCGACGCAATCGCGGAGGTCGGCCTGTTGCACGCGCTCGGGCCGATGCTGGTGTTCATCGGCGTGCTGGTCGCCGCGCTCGTCTGGGCGTGGCGCACCGGCGCCGTCCAGTGGATCAGGAGCGAACACCCCGAGAAGCGGACCAGGATTCAGCCATGA
- the gvpG gene encoding gas vesicle protein GvpG codes for MFLLDDLFVRPFVSVLDALHAMALEELYDVGGIRDELKENQLLYEIGEIDEERYRERKEALREELRVAEAVHDQLRNKTIEVNT; via the coding sequence GTGTTCCTCCTCGACGACCTGTTCGTCCGGCCGTTCGTCTCCGTGCTCGACGCGCTGCACGCGATGGCGCTCGAGGAGCTCTACGACGTGGGCGGGATCAGAGACGAGCTGAAGGAGAACCAGCTGCTGTACGAGATCGGGGAGATCGACGAGGAGCGGTACAGGGAGCGAAAGGAGGCGCTCAGAGAGGAGCTGCGCGTCGCGGAGGCGGTCCACGACCAGCTACGGAACAAGACGATCGAGGTGAACACATGA
- the gvpO gene encoding gas vesicle protein GvpO, halophile-type, translated as MAETADQSQCRALTGSGDRCTREAIDDDGFCYQHGPDDETVEGESDDGETTEHDDGGDQHVSEDSNDCDVGESDLGRVRNKVGAVAEKLIGRPLVSVVSVERVGDEEEENWLAAVEVIERSAIPDTQDIIGRYEITLDDPETITGYRRTHRYRRGDMEQDI; from the coding sequence ATGGCAGAAACGGCCGACCAGTCGCAGTGTCGAGCGCTCACCGGGAGCGGCGACCGGTGTACGCGCGAGGCCATCGACGACGACGGCTTCTGTTACCAGCACGGCCCGGACGACGAGACGGTCGAGGGGGAGTCAGACGACGGTGAGACCACCGAACACGACGACGGAGGAGACCAACACGTGAGCGAAGATTCGAACGACTGTGACGTAGGAGAGAGCGACCTGGGGCGGGTCCGAAACAAGGTCGGCGCCGTCGCCGAGAAGCTGATCGGCAGACCGCTCGTGAGCGTCGTGAGCGTCGAACGCGTCGGCGACGAGGAGGAGGAGAACTGGCTCGCGGCCGTCGAGGTCATCGAGCGAAGCGCCATCCCCGACACCCAGGACATCATCGGTCGCTACGAGATCACGCTCGACGACCCGGAGACGATCACCGGCTACCGCCGGACGCATCGCTACCGTCGCGGCGACATGGAACAGGACATCTGA
- the ribH gene encoding 6,7-dimethyl-8-ribityllumazine synthase encodes MVTLGLVVSRFNASVTEVMAEEAREAAEEHGAEIAETLSVPGAYDTPLAADRLARRDDIDAVAVIGAIVTGETDHDQVIARTAADGLTKVSLDRDTPVTLGITGPGMNPDQARARIGNAGTAVESAIDLAERHQ; translated from the coding sequence ATGGTCACGCTCGGACTCGTCGTCTCGCGCTTTAACGCCTCCGTCACCGAGGTGATGGCGGAGGAGGCGCGCGAGGCCGCCGAGGAACACGGAGCGGAGATCGCCGAGACGCTGTCGGTACCCGGCGCGTACGACACGCCGCTCGCGGCCGACAGGCTCGCCCGTCGGGACGACATCGACGCGGTCGCCGTGATCGGCGCGATCGTCACCGGCGAGACGGACCACGATCAGGTGATCGCGCGGACGGCCGCCGACGGCCTCACGAAGGTGAGCCTCGACCGAGACACGCCGGTCACGCTCGGGATCACTGGCCCCGGAATGAACCCGGACCAAGCGCGCGCCCGGATCGGCAACGCCGGGACGGCGGTCGAGAGCGCGATCGACCTCGCGGAGAGACACCAATGA
- a CDS encoding GvpL/GvpF family gas vesicle protein: MTTDALYTYGVIEREDAEFDVTGVEGVDRAYTVDYRTLSAVVSEIGTLEPEETDENSRAHDDVLQTVIEGRTVVPMRFGMAFKNEATLKSVLRGARPAFTRALREVDGALELGLKLVEREGATVDREAVGEDVADRLDHRARSVVENDLFSDRLVLNRSYLVDRSEREGFDDAIAEIDEAYDDLIVQYTGPWAPYNFVDIEIGGQ, encoded by the coding sequence ATGACTACAGACGCACTCTACACGTACGGCGTCATCGAGCGCGAGGACGCCGAGTTCGACGTGACCGGGGTCGAAGGGGTCGATCGCGCCTACACGGTCGACTACCGGACGCTCTCGGCGGTCGTCTCCGAGATCGGGACGCTCGAACCGGAGGAGACCGACGAGAACTCGCGCGCGCACGACGACGTGCTCCAGACGGTGATCGAGGGTCGCACGGTCGTCCCGATGCGCTTCGGGATGGCGTTCAAGAACGAGGCGACGCTCAAGAGCGTTCTCAGGGGGGCACGACCCGCCTTCACCCGCGCGCTCCGGGAGGTCGACGGTGCGCTCGAACTCGGGCTGAAGCTCGTCGAACGCGAGGGGGCGACGGTCGATCGGGAGGCGGTCGGCGAGGATGTCGCGGACCGCCTCGATCATCGGGCGCGATCGGTCGTCGAGAACGACCTGTTCAGCGACCGCCTCGTGCTCAACCGATCCTACCTGGTCGACCGGAGCGAACGCGAGGGGTTCGACGACGCGATCGCCGAGATCGACGAGGCCTACGACGACCTGATCGTCCAGTACACGGGGCCGTGGGCGCCGTACAACTTCGTCGACATCGAGATCGGAGGCCAGTAG
- a CDS encoding pyridoxal phosphate-dependent aminotransferase, with the protein MSFHFSRRIGRVEPSATLAISSLASELEAEGRDVVDLSVGEPDFPTPANVIEAGKRAMDEGQTGYTPSKGIPELREAIAEKLTADGADYASDEVIVTPGGKQALYEVFQTLIQEGDEVVLLDPAWVSYEAMAKLAGGELTRVDLARHEFALEPALDMLSTVITDETALLVVNSPSNPTGAVYSEAALKGVRDLAVEHDVTVISDEIYERITYDREAISLASLDGMRERTITINGFSKAYSMTGWRLGYLAAPEKLVSEAGKLHSHSVSCATNFVQHAGVEALRNADDSVAEMVAAFEARRALVVDLLEDRNVSVSVPQGAFYLMVPVEPNDQAWCENALSEAHVATVPGSAFGAPGYARLSYANSEERLREAVDRLSTEGYL; encoded by the coding sequence ATGAGTTTTCACTTCTCACGGCGGATCGGACGGGTAGAGCCGAGCGCGACGCTCGCGATCAGCAGCCTCGCCTCCGAACTCGAGGCGGAGGGGAGAGACGTCGTCGACCTGAGCGTCGGCGAGCCCGACTTCCCCACGCCCGCGAACGTGATCGAGGCGGGGAAACGGGCGATGGACGAGGGGCAAACGGGCTACACCCCCTCGAAGGGGATCCCCGAACTCCGCGAGGCGATCGCGGAGAAGCTCACGGCGGACGGGGCCGACTACGCTTCGGACGAGGTGATCGTGACGCCGGGCGGGAAACAGGCGCTCTACGAGGTCTTCCAGACGCTGATCCAGGAGGGCGACGAGGTCGTCCTGCTCGATCCGGCGTGGGTCTCCTACGAGGCGATGGCGAAACTCGCCGGGGGCGAGTTGACGAGAGTCGACCTCGCGCGCCACGAGTTCGCGCTCGAACCGGCGCTCGACATGCTCTCGACGGTGATCACCGACGAGACCGCCCTCCTGGTGGTGAACTCGCCAAGCAACCCGACGGGCGCGGTCTACTCCGAAGCGGCACTGAAAGGCGTACGCGACCTCGCGGTCGAACACGACGTGACGGTGATCAGCGACGAGATCTACGAGCGGATCACCTACGATCGCGAGGCGATCTCGCTCGCCTCGCTCGATGGTATGAGAGAGCGGACGATCACGATCAACGGCTTCTCGAAGGCCTACTCGATGACCGGATGGCGACTCGGCTACCTCGCCGCGCCGGAGAAGCTCGTCTCGGAGGCGGGGAAACTCCACTCGCACTCGGTCTCGTGTGCGACGAACTTCGTCCAGCACGCGGGCGTCGAGGCGCTTCGCAACGCCGACGACTCGGTCGCGGAGATGGTCGCGGCCTTCGAGGCTCGTCGTGCGCTCGTGGTCGACCTGCTGGAGGACCGGAACGTCTCTGTCTCGGTGCCACAGGGCGCCTTTTACCTGATGGTCCCCGTGGAGCCGAACGACCAGGCGTGGTGCGAGAACGCGCTCTCGGAGGCTCACGTCGCGACGGTGCCCGGAAGCGCGTTCGGCGCGCCCGGCTACGCCCGATTGTCCTACGCGAACAGCGAGGAACGGCTCAGAGAGGCGGTCGACCGACTCTCGACCGAGGGGTATCTGTAG
- a CDS encoding 5-(carboxyamino)imidazole ribonucleotide synthase gives MQLTASSPTLGVVGGGQLGRMLAEAASPLGVSLVVLDPTPECPAYPVARDQVVGSFDDEEGIRELAERSDALTFEIELADPDVMERIAEDAGVPVQPSPDTLRLIQDKLVQKRALAAAGVAVPEFRAVGSTEELREALSELGTPAMVKARRGGYDGRGNLPIENPDDAEGVLADLGTDAMVEAFVPFVRELSVIGVKGSDETRTYVAGENVHEEEILRETVVPARTSDEVRERAQRVAREVLALMDGRGTYGIELFETEEGEILVNEIAPRPHNSGHWTIEGARTSQFENHVRAVLGLPLGPTEVQKTTVSANLLGDAPSREARLDGVSELLAEPNAHLHWYGKREVRDLRKMGHVTVLEADSEGSDALLETARSCRERLEFEP, from the coding sequence ATGCAGCTCACCGCCTCCAGTCCGACACTCGGGGTCGTCGGCGGCGGCCAGCTCGGCCGGATGCTCGCCGAGGCCGCCTCGCCGCTCGGCGTCTCGCTCGTCGTCCTCGACCCGACCCCCGAGTGTCCGGCGTATCCGGTCGCCAGGGACCAGGTCGTCGGGAGCTTCGACGACGAAGAGGGCATTCGAGAGCTCGCCGAGCGCTCGGACGCGCTCACCTTCGAGATCGAACTCGCCGACCCGGACGTGATGGAACGGATCGCCGAGGACGCTGGAGTTCCGGTTCAGCCCTCGCCCGACACCCTCCGGCTGATCCAGGACAAACTCGTCCAGAAGCGCGCGCTCGCCGCCGCCGGGGTCGCGGTCCCGGAGTTCCGCGCCGTCGGAAGCACCGAGGAACTCCGCGAGGCGCTCTCGGAGCTCGGGACGCCCGCGATGGTGAAAGCTCGCAGAGGAGGCTACGACGGGCGGGGCAACCTCCCGATCGAGAACCCCGACGACGCCGAGGGCGTGCTCGCCGACCTCGGCACCGACGCGATGGTCGAGGCGTTCGTCCCGTTCGTACGCGAACTCTCGGTGATCGGGGTGAAGGGAAGCGACGAGACCCGCACGTACGTCGCGGGCGAGAACGTCCACGAGGAGGAGATACTGCGGGAGACGGTCGTCCCCGCCCGGACGAGTGACGAGGTGCGAGAACGTGCACAGCGGGTCGCCCGCGAGGTGCTCGCGCTGATGGACGGCCGTGGGACCTACGGGATCGAACTGTTCGAGACCGAGGAGGGCGAGATTCTCGTCAACGAGATCGCGCCGCGGCCGCACAACTCCGGACACTGGACGATCGAAGGCGCTCGCACCTCACAGTTCGAGAACCACGTTCGTGCGGTGCTGGGGCTCCCACTCGGACCGACCGAGGTACAGAAGACGACCGTCTCCGCGAACCTGCTCGGCGACGCACCGTCGCGTGAGGCGCGGCTCGACGGGGTTTCTGAGCTGCTCGCGGAGCCGAACGCTCACCTCCACTGGTACGGGAAACGGGAGGTTCGCGACCTGCGGAAGATGGGGCACGTGACGGTACTCGAGGCCGACTCCGAGGGCTCCGACGCACTGCTTGAAACGGCACGCTCTTGCCGAGAGCGCCTGGAGTTCGAGCCATGA
- the purE gene encoding 5-(carboxyamino)imidazole ribonucleotide mutase — protein MSDAVSKLVEELRAEADRSAPNEETPEIGIVMGSDSDLDVMVGAYEALVELGFAEQTSVEEPPDERFSFETYVVSAHRTPDLMYAYAETAADRGLDVIVAGAGGKSADLPNMTASIAFPLPVIGVPVQEKSVDSVIGMPTGAPIVAVDAGKSHNAALSAVQILAREHDELRERLETYHADLREGVASVSRELHERGIERFRAERE, from the coding sequence ATGAGCGACGCCGTCTCGAAACTGGTAGAGGAGTTGCGAGCGGAGGCGGATCGAAGCGCCCCGAACGAGGAGACCCCCGAGATCGGGATCGTGATGGGCAGCGACTCCGACCTCGACGTGATGGTCGGGGCGTACGAGGCGCTCGTTGAGCTGGGATTCGCCGAGCAAACGAGCGTCGAGGAGCCACCGGACGAGCGCTTTTCGTTCGAGACGTACGTCGTCTCCGCACACCGAACCCCCGATCTCATGTACGCGTACGCGGAGACGGCGGCCGATCGGGGGCTAGACGTGATCGTCGCGGGCGCGGGCGGCAAGTCCGCCGACCTGCCGAACATGACCGCCTCGATCGCCTTCCCGCTGCCAGTGATCGGTGTCCCGGTCCAAGAGAAGTCGGTCGACTCGGTGATCGGGATGCCGACGGGCGCGCCGATCGTCGCGGTCGACGCAGGGAAATCGCACAACGCGGCGCTGTCTGCGGTGCAGATCCTCGCCCGCGAGCACGACGAACTCCGAGAGCGCCTCGAAACCTATCACGCCGACCTTCGCGAGGGTGTCGCCAGTGTCTCGCGCGAACTCCACGAGCGGGGGATCGAACGGTTCAGAGCCGAGCGCGAGTGA
- a CDS encoding flippase activity-associated protein Agl23, with product MTATGPRTEENRPTSRDGTDRDVFAALLAITALALVARLWNLGGRTAHWDEARVAYWTARYVETGFFEYQPIIHGPFLPQVNRVVFAAVGPSDLASRFVVALLGGLLPVVAWLLRDRLRDAELLALAALLAANPLLLYYSRFMRNDVVLAALSLAALALFVRAYDTGRLAYFHAGVLALAVAFTTMGNAILYPLCWIGALGLLLVHRWIRAYRTGGSPVRVTAEYARRTALGLYTSGPHLALGALSFLLVTAWFYAPRAGTEGGVGIDRLGTDPGLLPGVLAAATVESWEAMVDLWVTGDMQDEPAYADALAFFAETMWEGALVVCALALVGIAVEFLYREPRDLVAVCTYWGLVSIPGYPLAMDILSPWTPVHAIVPLCVPAAVGSAWLYRLGRTSLAAGDHTRAAVAGVVLLLCGAQIGAVAATSVYANEQSRENPLVQYAQPAGEIGDRVGAMERAVERSEGDLALVYYGEDLALEDERAASVKPIGDPEAGNWYHRLPMPWYAAVVGIGPEGTESTDDPDDLDDLLAGEPAVVIGPASERETLDERLVGYDSATYETRLWASEGRSYSEVVIYVSESEDSDVDSAAESD from the coding sequence ATGACGGCGACGGGTCCCCGAACGGAGGAGAACCGACCGACCTCCCGAGACGGGACCGACCGCGATGTATTCGCCGCCCTGCTCGCGATCACCGCACTCGCGCTCGTCGCCCGTCTCTGGAACCTCGGTGGCCGGACGGCTCACTGGGACGAGGCCCGGGTCGCCTACTGGACCGCCCGCTACGTCGAGACCGGCTTCTTCGAGTACCAGCCGATCATCCACGGGCCGTTCCTCCCGCAGGTGAACAGAGTCGTCTTCGCCGCGGTCGGCCCCTCCGATCTCGCTTCGCGTTTCGTCGTCGCCCTCCTCGGAGGACTGCTCCCGGTCGTCGCGTGGCTCCTCCGCGACAGACTTCGAGACGCCGAACTCCTCGCCCTCGCCGCGCTGCTCGCTGCGAACCCGCTGTTGCTCTACTACTCCCGGTTCATGCGAAACGACGTCGTCCTCGCGGCGCTCTCGCTCGCGGCGCTCGCGCTGTTCGTCCGTGCGTACGACACCGGCCGCCTGGCGTACTTTCACGCGGGCGTGCTCGCGCTCGCCGTCGCGTTCACTACGATGGGAAACGCGATCCTCTACCCACTCTGCTGGATCGGCGCGCTCGGACTCCTGCTCGTTCATCGCTGGATCCGAGCGTACCGGACGGGGGGATCGCCGGTGAGAGTGACGGCCGAGTACGCGAGACGGACCGCGCTCGGCCTGTACACGTCGGGGCCCCACCTCGCGCTCGGTGCCCTGTCGTTCCTCCTCGTCACCGCCTGGTTCTACGCCCCGCGAGCGGGTACCGAGGGGGGCGTCGGGATCGACCGCCTCGGTACCGACCCAGGCCTGCTCCCGGGCGTGCTCGCCGCAGCGACGGTCGAGAGCTGGGAGGCGATGGTCGACCTCTGGGTCACCGGCGACATGCAGGACGAGCCGGCGTACGCCGACGCGCTCGCCTTCTTCGCGGAGACGATGTGGGAGGGCGCACTGGTGGTCTGTGCGCTCGCGCTCGTCGGGATCGCCGTCGAGTTTCTGTACCGAGAACCCCGAGATCTCGTCGCCGTATGTACCTACTGGGGGCTCGTGAGTATCCCTGGCTATCCGCTCGCGATGGACATCCTCTCGCCGTGGACGCCGGTTCACGCGATCGTCCCGCTCTGTGTCCCCGCCGCGGTCGGAAGCGCGTGGCTCTACCGGCTCGGCCGGACCTCCCTCGCCGCGGGAGACCACACCAGGGCGGCGGTCGCCGGGGTCGTCCTCCTCCTCTGCGGTGCGCAGATCGGGGCCGTCGCCGCGACGAGCGTCTACGCGAACGAGCAGAGCCGAGAGAACCCGCTCGTCCAGTACGCACAGCCGGCCGGCGAGATCGGGGATCGCGTCGGGGCGATGGAGCGCGCGGTCGAACGAAGCGAGGGCGACCTCGCTCTCGTCTACTACGGCGAGGACCTGGCTCTAGAGGACGAACGCGCAGCGAGTGTGAAGCCGATCGGGGACCCCGAGGCGGGTAACTGGTATCATCGGCTCCCGATGCCGTGGTACGCGGCGGTCGTCGGGATCGGTCCCGAGGGAACGGAGAGCACCGACGATCCCGACGACCTGGACGACCTGCTCGCGGGAGAGCCCGCGGTCGTAATCGGCCCGGCGAGCGAGCGCGAGACGCTCGACGAACGACTCGTGGGGTACGACTCCGCGACCTACGAGACACGGCTCTGGGCGAGCGAGGGACGGTCCTACTCGGAGGTCGTGATCTACGTCTCCGAGTCCGAGGACTCCGATGTCGACTCGGCCGCCGAGTCCGACTGA
- the gvpL gene encoding gas vesicle protein GvpL — MTDDEPGEEATDGSEPPSFEEGRYLFCAVSVEGSEEEFTADGIEGGPVSIVERDGIGAVVQQVGSLFDSGEMEVVKRWLLDHQRVVDEAGEAFGTPIPFRFDTIVTGEDEAVRGWLAENDTDLRAALDSLSGRWEYRIDLQWDESIVRSEAEEDEELRSLADRIDAANEGTAHLLGKQYERQVSSRVGERRSALADRLVDRLAEHAHEIEVLERRPAVVDAASGVGKERGDSVVRVSLLADEASEGAIGDVLEEFAAEAHLSVSYTGPWPPYSHAPAIGGAE, encoded by the coding sequence GTGACCGACGACGAACCCGGCGAGGAAGCGACCGACGGGAGTGAGCCGCCCTCGTTCGAGGAGGGGCGGTACCTGTTCTGTGCGGTCTCGGTCGAGGGCTCCGAGGAGGAGTTCACGGCGGACGGCATCGAAGGCGGGCCGGTCTCGATCGTCGAACGTGACGGGATCGGAGCGGTCGTCCAGCAGGTCGGTTCGCTGTTCGACTCCGGGGAGATGGAGGTGGTGAAACGCTGGCTGCTCGACCACCAGCGCGTGGTCGACGAAGCCGGCGAGGCGTTCGGAACCCCGATCCCGTTCCGGTTCGACACGATCGTCACGGGCGAGGACGAGGCGGTCCGCGGGTGGCTCGCGGAGAACGATACCGATCTCCGAGCGGCGCTCGACTCGCTCTCGGGCCGGTGGGAGTACCGGATCGACCTTCAGTGGGACGAATCGATCGTCCGATCGGAGGCCGAGGAGGACGAGGAGCTGCGCTCGCTCGCCGACCGGATCGACGCGGCGAACGAGGGGACCGCCCACCTGCTCGGGAAACAGTACGAGCGACAGGTCTCCTCGAGGGTAGGAGAGCGCCGCTCGGCCCTCGCCGATCGACTCGTCGACCGGCTGGCCGAACACGCCCACGAGATAGAGGTACTCGAACGGCGGCCCGCGGTCGTCGACGCCGCGAGCGGTGTCGGGAAGGAGCGGGGCGATTCGGTCGTCCGGGTGAGCCTCCTCGCCGACGAGGCGAGCGAGGGCGCGATCGGAGACGTGCTGGAGGAGTTCGCCGCGGAGGCCCACCTCTCGGTCAGCTACACCGGTCCGTGGCCGCCGTACTCGCACGCGCCGGCGATCGGGGGTGCGGAGTGA
- the gvpM gene encoding gas vesicle protein GvpM, translated as MEPTRERDHAIVDLLDVLLTEGVILQADVIVTVADIPLIGINLRAAIAGMETMTEYGIFADWDGEIRAREDSGRTVERIESTQSDSAAESTSESSDSET; from the coding sequence ATGGAGCCGACCAGAGAGCGCGATCACGCGATCGTCGACCTGCTGGACGTGTTACTGACCGAGGGCGTGATCTTGCAGGCGGACGTGATCGTGACGGTCGCGGACATCCCGTTGATCGGCATCAACCTCCGGGCGGCGATCGCGGGGATGGAGACGATGACCGAGTACGGGATCTTCGCCGACTGGGACGGGGAGATCCGCGCGCGAGAGGACAGCGGCCGGACGGTCGAGCGGATCGAGTCGACTCAGTCGGACTCGGCGGCCGAGTCGACATCGGAGTCCTCGGACTCGGAGACGTAG
- the gvpJ gene encoding gas vesicle protein GvpJ, with protein sequence MADGPGPVRDKSDLADVLEMILDKGIVINADIAVTVGQTELLGIELRAAIASFETAAEYGLAFPSGTDMRRVEQASGREPLEEGEVDLGIGAARRGPTTHPTKRPNPKPPAVGVKATAYGESEDEEGSDSAEETSPEESDGDDDS encoded by the coding sequence ATGGCTGACGGACCCGGCCCGGTGCGCGACAAGAGCGACCTCGCCGACGTCCTCGAGATGATCCTCGACAAGGGGATCGTCATCAACGCCGACATCGCGGTGACGGTCGGCCAGACCGAACTGCTGGGGATCGAACTCCGGGCGGCGATCGCCTCGTTCGAGACCGCCGCGGAGTACGGCCTCGCCTTCCCGAGCGGCACCGACATGCGCCGGGTCGAGCAGGCCTCGGGACGCGAGCCGCTGGAGGAGGGCGAGGTCGACCTCGGGATCGGTGCCGCTCGACGGGGACCGACCACGCACCCGACGAAACGTCCGAATCCCAAACCCCCTGCGGTCGGCGTGAAGGCGACGGCGTACGGGGAGTCAGAGGATGAGGAGGGCTCTGACTCCGCCGAGGAGACGAGCCCCGAGGAATCGGACGGGGACGACGATTCGTGA
- the gvpH gene encoding gas vesicle protein GvpH, translating to MSDPEENEREGRGVLDVLRHVVDTLVEMERAGETRGSGHGTTSRGVRTDYGFDAKIGARPDPDSLWDRLGVEGSEERDATREPGLGDETREEYLVDVRSDDDGFVVLADLPRATAESVTAGVDSRNRLVIGIDDEVVERIPIGDAEIIAADTTFRNGVLEVRLRTEVGER from the coding sequence ATGAGTGACCCAGAGGAGAACGAACGCGAGGGACGGGGTGTCCTCGACGTGCTCAGACACGTCGTCGACACGCTCGTCGAGATGGAGCGAGCGGGTGAAACACGCGGGTCGGGCCACGGGACGACCTCGAGGGGTGTCCGGACCGACTACGGGTTCGACGCGAAGATCGGCGCACGCCCCGACCCCGACAGCCTCTGGGACCGCCTCGGGGTCGAGGGATCCGAGGAGCGGGATGCGACCCGCGAGCCGGGACTGGGGGACGAGACACGCGAAGAGTACCTCGTGGACGTCCGGAGCGACGACGACGGCTTCGTCGTGCTCGCGGACCTGCCACGGGCGACCGCCGAGAGCGTCACCGCGGGCGTCGATTCGAGGAACCGCCTCGTGATCGGGATCGACGACGAGGTGGTCGAGCGGATCCCGATTGGCGACGCGGAGATCATCGCGGCCGACACGACGTTCAGAAACGGCGTTCTGGAGGTCCGTCTCCGGACCGAGGTGGGAGAGCGATGA
- the gvpA gene encoding gas vesicle protein GvpA, with the protein MASTRPTTSSLAEVLDRILDKGCVIDIWARVSLVGIEILTVEARIVIASVDTFLHYAENISKIEQAEEEGDIEELEELEIEATASGSAE; encoded by the coding sequence ATGGCATCAACACGACCGACGACATCGAGTCTGGCCGAAGTCCTCGACCGAATCCTCGACAAGGGCTGCGTGATCGACATCTGGGCGCGCGTCTCGCTCGTCGGGATCGAGATCCTCACCGTGGAGGCGCGGATCGTCATCGCCTCCGTCGACACGTTCCTGCACTACGCGGAGAACATATCGAAGATAGAACAGGCGGAGGAGGAAGGCGACATCGAGGAGCTCGAGGAGCTCGAGATCGAAGCCACCGCCTCGGGCTCGGCCGAGTAA
- the gvpK gene encoding gas vesicle protein GvpK: protein MRRIDLGEGEDADESSAASGLLALVVAVVELLVEAMEREAIRRMESGSLAPEEIDRLGTQLLAIEEEIERIKERENLGRDVDRLRGDLDDLLSEGIDRIVADEREGLEP from the coding sequence GTGAGGCGGATCGACCTCGGCGAGGGCGAGGACGCGGACGAGAGCAGTGCGGCGTCGGGACTGCTCGCGCTCGTCGTGGCCGTCGTCGAGTTGCTCGTCGAGGCGATGGAGCGCGAGGCGATCCGACGGATGGAGTCGGGATCGCTCGCACCCGAAGAGATCGACCGCCTCGGCACGCAGCTGCTCGCGATCGAGGAGGAGATCGAGCGGATCAAAGAACGGGAGAACCTCGGGCGGGACGTCGACCGGCTGCGCGGCGACCTGGACGACCTGCTCTCGGAGGGGATCGACCGGATCGTCGCAGACGAACGGGAGGGGCTCGAGCCGTGA
- a CDS encoding NADH-quinone oxidoreductase subunit B encodes MSSEKPPRQSIIEGKPAQTKTRDARMGEGVDNRFNSPLREAFGTSPFILTKFDQFLNWCRGSSMFMLQFGIACCSLEMMHTYAVKHDLDRFGSGVPRASPRQADTIIIPGTIVSKFAPRMKRVYDQMAEPKFVVNMGSCAISGGPFQEGYNVVKGAEEVIPVDIHVPGCPPRPEALVYGVVKLQERIANGESSPVVVKPYELEPFGDLEQDEVVEKLANQLDEEDLVMRYNWADSP; translated from the coding sequence ATGAGTAGCGAGAAACCACCACGACAGTCAATCATCGAGGGGAAACCGGCGCAGACGAAGACCCGCGACGCCCGGATGGGCGAGGGGGTGGACAACCGGTTCAACTCACCCCTGAGAGAGGCGTTCGGCACCTCCCCGTTCATCCTCACCAAGTTCGATCAGTTCCTGAACTGGTGTCGCGGCTCTTCGATGTTCATGCTGCAGTTCGGCATCGCCTGCTGCAGCCTCGAGATGATGCACACCTACGCGGTGAAACACGACCTCGACCGGTTCGGCTCCGGGGTGCCGAGAGCCTCGCCGCGACAGGCCGACACGATCATCATCCCGGGGACGATCGTCTCGAAGTTCGCCCCGCGGATGAAGCGCGTCTACGACCAGATGGCCGAGCCGAAGTTCGTCGTCAACATGGGCTCGTGTGCCATCTCCGGCGGGCCGTTCCAGGAGGGCTACAACGTCGTGAAGGGCGCCGAGGAGGTCATCCCGGTCGACATCCACGTCCCGGGCTGTCCGCCCCGACCCGAAGCGCTCGTCTACGGCGTCGTCAAACTCCAGGAGCGGATCGCCAACGGCGAGAGCTCTCCAGTGGTCGTCAAACCCTACGAACTCGAGCCGTTCGGCGACTTGGAACAGGACGAGGTCGTCGAGAAGCTCGCGAACCAACTCGACGAGGAGGACCTCGTCATGCGGTACAACTGGGCGGATTCACCATGA